Proteins encoded together in one Amblyomma americanum isolate KBUSLIRL-KWMA chromosome 1, ASM5285725v1, whole genome shotgun sequence window:
- the LOC144096270 gene encoding antimicrobial peptide microplusin-like isoform X3 — protein sequence MLTIWSSAANRSFDNAARNLGCQDSACVIRKLCVGNDLQKAMAKHFTRSEITEVHNAATACDPSAGHHH from the exons ATGCTCACCATCTGGAGCTCTGCG GCCAACCGAAGTTTCGACAACGCGGCCAGGAATCTCGGCTGCCAAGACAGCGCATGCGTCATCCGAAAGCTGTGCGTCGGAAACGACCTG CAAAAAGCCATGGCAAAGCATTTTACG AGGAGTGAAATCACGGAAGTCCACAACGCAGCCACTGCTTGCGATCCCAGCGCTGGTCACCACCACTGA
- the LOC144096270 gene encoding uncharacterized protein LOC144096270 isoform X2 has protein sequence MLTIWSSAIKTTCSSRANSSEFGAASRQLPTEVSTTRPGISAAKTAHASSESCASETTCKKPWQSILRGVKSRKSTTQPLLAIPALVTTTESYG, from the exons ATGCTCACCATCTGGAGCTCTGCG ATAAAAACGACGTGCAGCTCAAGAGCGAACTCCAGTGAATTCGGCGCTGCATCTCGGCAGCT GCCAACCGAAGTTTCGACAACGCGGCCAGGAATCTCGGCTGCCAAGACAGCGCATGCGTCATCCGAAAGCTGTGCGTCGGAAACGACCTG CAAAAAGCCATGGCAAAGCATTTTACG AGGAGTGAAATCACGGAAGTCCACAACGCAGCCACTGCTTGCGATCCCAGCGCTGGTCACCACCACTGAAAGCTACGGGTGA
- the LOC144096270 gene encoding uncharacterized protein LOC144096270 isoform X1 yields MLTIWSSAVSLYGRDIRCVLRPMIKTTCSSRANSSEFGAASRQLPTEVSTTRPGISAAKTAHASSESCASETTCKKPWQSILRGVKSRKSTTQPLLAIPALVTTTESYG; encoded by the exons ATGCTCACCATCTGGAGCTCTGCGGTGAGTTTGTATGGTCGAGACATACGCTGCGTTCTGCGACCGATG ATAAAAACGACGTGCAGCTCAAGAGCGAACTCCAGTGAATTCGGCGCTGCATCTCGGCAGCT GCCAACCGAAGTTTCGACAACGCGGCCAGGAATCTCGGCTGCCAAGACAGCGCATGCGTCATCCGAAAGCTGTGCGTCGGAAACGACCTG CAAAAAGCCATGGCAAAGCATTTTACG AGGAGTGAAATCACGGAAGTCCACAACGCAGCCACTGCTTGCGATCCCAGCGCTGGTCACCACCACTGAAAGCTACGGGTGA
- the LOC144116384 gene encoding uncharacterized protein LOC144116384, whose amino-acid sequence MAERLLRNHRLHNIRKSVQRAAPILGNDVTRSPFEFLSLVPLGPKPLVHCADIPDTAVFVSAAGVTACFTRQACLEPRMCTPLFVSILCPFKRSLCELLGGWLGTICDILSPLAAGVFHLSFQFARMVGECACKAVLLYIEWFIAASFLVPLLSWTRHFLFATVTGKKPAASDQDSSKGNKNGTGAQ is encoded by the coding sequence ATGGCCGAGCGACTGCTGCGCAACCACCGGCTGCACAATATACGCAAGAGCGTGCAGCGCGCAGCGCCGATTTTGGGCAACGACGTCACCCGTTCGCCCTTCGAGTTCCTCAGCCTTGTTCCTCTGGGGCCCAAGCCGCTCGTCCACTGCGCAGATATTCCCGATACCGCCGTTTTCGTAAGCGCAGCCGGAGTGACCGCCTGCTTCACACGCCAGGCCTGCCTCGAGCCACGCATGTGTACGCCGCTGTTTGTCTCAATATTGTGTCCATTCAAGCGTTCGCTGTGCGAGCTCCTGGGCGGCTGGCTGGGCACCATCTGTGATATTCTCTCGCCTTTGGCCGCTGGCGTCTTCCACCTGTCCTTCCAGTTTGCCCGCATGGTTGGCGAGTGTGCCTGCAAAGCGGTGCTCCTGTACATAGAATGGTTTATCGCAGCCTCCTTCCTCGTGCCACTGCTCTCCTGGACCCGCcacttcttgttcgccacggtcaCTGGGAAAAAGCCAGCAGCCAGTGACCAAGACAGCAGCAAGGGCAATAAGAATGGGACCGGTGCACAGTAG